One Streptomyces sp. B21-105 genomic region harbors:
- the secA gene encoding preprotein translocase subunit SecA → MSVLSKIMRAGEGKILRKLHRIADQVNSIEEDFVDLSDAELRALTEEYKQRYADGESLDDLLPEAFATVREAAKRVLGQRHYDVQIMGGAALHLGYVAEMKTGEGKTLVGTLPAYLNALSGNGVHLITVNDYLAERDSEMMGRVHKFLGLEVGCILANMTPAQRREMYACDITYGTNNEFGFDYLRDNMAWAQDELVQRGHNFAIVDEVDSILVDEARTPLIISGPADQATKWYGDFAKLVTRLKRGEAGNPLKGIEETGDYEVDEKKRTVAIHESGVSKVEDWLGIDNLYESVNTPLVGYLNNAIKAKELFKKDKDYVVMDGEVMIVDEHTGRILAGRRYNEGMHQAIEAKEGVDIKDENQTLATITLQNFFRLYKRHDHNGKEQPGLCGMTGTAMTEAAEFHQIYKLGVVPIPTNRPMVRKDQSDLIYRTEVAKFEAVVDDIAEKHEKGQPILVGTTSVEKSEYLSQQLSKRGIQHEVLNAKHHEREASIVAQAGRRGAVTVATNMAGRGTDIKLGGNPDDLAEAELRQRGLDPEEHIEEWAAALPAALEKAEQAVKAEFDEVKELGGLYVLGTERHESRRIDNQLRGRSGRQGDPGESRFYLSLGDDLMRLFKAQMVERVMSMANVPDDVPIENKMVTRAIASAQSQVEQQNFETRKNVLKYDEVLNRQREVIYGERRRVLEGEDLQEQIHHFMDDTIDAYVGAETAEGFPEDWDLDRLWGAFKQLYPVKVTVEELEEAAGDRAGLTAEFISESIKDDIREQYASRESQLGSEIMRELERRVVLSVLDRKWREHLYEMDYLQEGIGLRAMAQKDPLVEYQREGFDMFSAMMDGIKEESVGYLFNLEVQVEQQVEEVPVEDAPVDMDKQDVVPAQAGSRPEIRAKGLDAPQRRQLHFSAPTVDGEGGTIEGDFESDDDEPVRSSADGLTRAERRKQAKTGRRRKK, encoded by the coding sequence GTGTCCGTCCTCTCGAAGATCATGCGTGCAGGCGAAGGCAAGATCCTGCGCAAGCTGCACCGCATCGCGGACCAGGTCAACTCCATCGAAGAGGACTTCGTCGACCTCTCCGACGCCGAGCTGCGGGCCCTCACCGAGGAGTACAAGCAGCGGTACGCCGATGGTGAGAGTCTGGACGACCTGTTGCCCGAGGCGTTCGCCACCGTGCGCGAGGCCGCGAAGCGCGTGCTGGGCCAGCGCCACTACGACGTGCAGATCATGGGCGGCGCGGCCCTGCACCTCGGCTATGTGGCGGAGATGAAGACCGGTGAGGGCAAGACCCTCGTCGGCACGCTGCCCGCGTATCTGAACGCGCTTTCCGGCAACGGCGTGCACCTGATCACGGTCAACGACTACCTGGCCGAGCGCGACTCGGAGATGATGGGCCGCGTCCACAAGTTCCTGGGCCTGGAGGTCGGCTGCATCCTGGCCAACATGACGCCGGCCCAGCGGCGCGAGATGTACGCGTGCGACATCACGTACGGCACGAACAACGAGTTCGGCTTCGACTACCTGCGCGACAACATGGCGTGGGCGCAGGACGAGCTGGTCCAGCGCGGCCACAACTTCGCCATCGTCGACGAGGTCGACTCGATCCTGGTCGACGAGGCGCGCACGCCGTTGATCATCTCCGGCCCGGCCGACCAGGCCACCAAGTGGTACGGCGACTTCGCGAAGCTGGTGACGCGCCTGAAGAGGGGCGAGGCCGGCAACCCGCTCAAGGGCATCGAGGAGACCGGCGACTACGAGGTCGACGAGAAGAAGCGCACGGTCGCCATTCACGAGAGCGGTGTCAGCAAGGTCGAGGACTGGCTGGGCATCGACAACCTCTACGAGTCGGTGAACACGCCTCTGGTGGGCTACCTGAACAACGCCATCAAGGCGAAGGAGCTCTTCAAGAAGGACAAGGACTACGTCGTCATGGACGGCGAAGTCATGATCGTCGACGAGCACACCGGTCGTATCCTGGCCGGTCGCCGTTACAACGAGGGCATGCACCAGGCGATCGAGGCGAAGGAAGGGGTGGACATCAAGGACGAGAACCAGACGCTCGCCACGATCACCCTGCAGAACTTCTTCCGCCTCTACAAGCGTCACGACCACAACGGCAAGGAACAGCCCGGCCTCTGCGGCATGACGGGTACGGCGATGACCGAGGCCGCCGAGTTCCACCAGATCTACAAGCTCGGCGTGGTGCCGATCCCGACGAACCGGCCGATGGTCCGCAAGGACCAGTCGGACCTGATCTACCGCACCGAGGTCGCGAAGTTCGAGGCGGTCGTCGACGACATCGCCGAGAAGCACGAGAAGGGTCAGCCGATCCTCGTCGGCACGACGTCGGTCGAGAAGTCCGAGTACCTGTCGCAGCAGTTGTCCAAGCGGGGCATCCAGCACGAGGTGCTGAACGCCAAGCACCACGAGCGTGAGGCGTCGATCGTCGCCCAGGCGGGCCGTAGGGGCGCGGTCACGGTGGCCACGAACATGGCCGGCCGTGGTACGGACATCAAGCTCGGCGGCAACCCCGACGACCTCGCCGAGGCGGAGCTGCGCCAGCGCGGCCTCGACCCGGAGGAGCACATCGAGGAGTGGGCGGCCGCGCTGCCCGCCGCCCTGGAGAAGGCCGAGCAGGCGGTCAAGGCCGAGTTCGACGAGGTCAAGGAGCTGGGCGGGCTGTACGTCCTCGGCACCGAGCGGCACGAGTCGCGTCGGATCGACAACCAGCTGCGCGGTCGTTCCGGCCGTCAGGGCGACCCGGGCGAGTCCCGTTTCTACCTGTCGCTGGGCGACGACCTGATGCGGCTGTTCAAGGCGCAGATGGTCGAGCGTGTGATGTCGATGGCGAACGTGCCGGACGACGTGCCGATCGAGAACAAGATGGTCACGCGCGCGATCGCGTCCGCGCAGTCGCAGGTGGAGCAGCAGAACTTCGAGACGCGTAAGAACGTCCTGAAGTACGACGAGGTGCTCAACCGTCAGCGTGAGGTCATCTACGGTGAGCGGCGTCGCGTGCTGGAGGGCGAGGACCTGCAGGAGCAGATCCACCACTTCATGGACGACACGATCGACGCGTATGTCGGCGCGGAGACCGCCGAGGGCTTCCCCGAGGACTGGGACCTGGACCGGCTGTGGGGTGCCTTCAAGCAGCTCTACCCGGTGAAGGTGACGGTGGAGGAGCTGGAGGAGGCGGCCGGTGACCGGGCCGGTCTGACGGCCGAGTTCATCTCCGAGTCCATCAAGGACGACATCCGCGAGCAGTACGCGTCGCGGGAGTCGCAGCTCGGCTCGGAGATCATGCGTGAGCTGGAGCGCCGGGTCGTGCTGTCGGTCCTGGACCGCAAGTGGCGTGAGCACCTCTACGAGATGGACTATCTCCAGGAGGGCATCGGCCTGCGCGCGATGGCGCAGAAGGACCCGCTGGTCGAGTACCAGCGTGAGGGCTTCGACATGTTCTCCGCGATGATGGACGGCATCAAGGAGGAGTCCGTCGGCTACCTGTTCAACCTGGAGGTCCAGGTCGAGCAGCAGGTCGAGGAGGTCCCGGTCGAGGACGCGCCGGTCGACATGGACAAGCAGGACGTGGTGCCGGCGCAGGCGGGTTCGCGTCCGGAGATCCGCGCGAAGGGGCTGGACGCTCCGCAGCGCCGTCAGCTGCACTTCTCGGCGCCGACGGTGGACGGCGAGGGCGGCACGATCGAGGGCGACTTCGAGAGTGACGACGATGAGCCGGTCCGTTCCTCGGCCGACGGTCTCACGCGCGCGGAGCGCCGCAAGCAGGCGAAGACGGGGCGGCGCCGTAAGAAGTAA
- a CDS encoding Rv3235 family protein: MDKVMTRTQHHPGAHPAGAHHPGARPPGARPPGRRDTRRPGGAPPRTPDGGAPRTAPPRTPAVPPTAGSPAPAPTHPAAGQPGNGRPAQNRPANGHPAAPATLPVPPPPTPLALAAVPVQTPRRPLAQPRPTDLFADRLLAVLTGRRPVHFMLRHTLGRAYDDLAHLAERGPLRTTHGVRAVVRDIGYYVPRPGAIEAFARIGAGDRLRAMAFRLELGTDRRWRCTAVELDGPRRPHTRHA, from the coding sequence ATGGACAAGGTCATGACGAGGACACAGCACCACCCCGGCGCCCACCCAGCCGGCGCCCACCACCCTGGTGCCCGCCCTCCCGGCGCCCGTCCTCCCGGCCGCCGCGACACCCGCCGCCCGGGCGGCGCCCCGCCCCGCACCCCCGACGGCGGCGCCCCGCGCACCGCACCACCCCGCACCCCGGCCGTCCCGCCCACCGCCGGCTCCCCCGCCCCCGCCCCCACCCACCCTGCCGCCGGGCAGCCGGGCAACGGGCGGCCGGCCCAGAACCGTCCAGCAAACGGCCACCCGGCCGCTCCCGCCACCCTCCCCGTGCCCCCGCCCCCCACGCCCCTCGCCCTCGCCGCCGTCCCCGTCCAGACCCCGCGTCGTCCTCTCGCCCAGCCCCGGCCCACCGACCTCTTCGCGGACCGCCTCCTCGCCGTCCTGACCGGCCGCCGCCCCGTCCACTTCATGCTCCGGCACACCCTCGGCCGCGCCTACGACGACCTCGCCCACCTCGCCGAACGCGGCCCCCTGCGCACCACCCACGGCGTCCGTGCCGTCGTCCGCGACATCGGCTACTACGTCCCGCGCCCCGGTGCCATCGAGGCCTTCGCCCGCATCGGCGCCGGCGACCGCCTGCGCGCGATGGCCTTCCGCCTGGAACTCGGCACGGACCGCCGCTGGCGCTGCACCGCCGTGGAACTCGACGGCCCCCGCAGGCCCCACACCCGCCACGCCTGA
- the hpf gene encoding ribosome hibernation-promoting factor, HPF/YfiA family, whose protein sequence is MDIVVKGRKTEVPERFRKHVAEKLNLEKIQKLDGKVISLDVEVSKEPNPRQADRCDRVEITLRSRGPVIRAEAAASDAYAALDLAAEKLDAQLRKQHDKRYTRRGARRLSAAEVPDHVPGVATLNGNGRPVSSEESESVPTKRIGSLEVQGDGPLVVREKTHVAAPMTLDQALYEMELVGHDFYLFVDSETKQPSVVYRRHAYDYGVIYLDTDPMVAQAHSPEAGGALGG, encoded by the coding sequence GTGGACATCGTCGTCAAGGGCCGCAAGACCGAGGTGCCCGAGCGGTTTCGCAAGCACGTGGCCGAGAAGCTGAACCTGGAGAAGATCCAGAAGCTCGACGGCAAGGTGATCAGCCTCGACGTCGAGGTGTCCAAGGAGCCCAACCCCCGACAAGCCGACCGGTGCGACCGAGTGGAGATCACGCTCCGCTCGCGCGGCCCGGTGATCCGGGCGGAGGCGGCCGCCAGCGACGCGTACGCGGCACTCGACCTGGCGGCGGAGAAGCTGGACGCCCAGCTGCGCAAGCAGCACGACAAGCGATACACGCGCCGCGGTGCCCGCAGGCTGTCCGCGGCTGAGGTTCCCGACCACGTCCCGGGTGTGGCGACGCTCAACGGCAACGGCCGTCCCGTCTCCTCCGAGGAGTCGGAGAGCGTGCCGACGAAGCGCATCGGTTCGCTCGAGGTGCAGGGCGACGGCCCCCTCGTGGTCCGTGAGAAGACGCACGTCGCAGCCCCGATGACGCTCGACCAGGCCCTCTACGAGATGGAACTGGTCGGACACGACTTCTATCTGTTCGTCGACTCCGAGACGAAGCAGCCCAGTGTCGTCTACCGGCGGCACGCCTACGACTACGGCGTGATCTACCTCGACACCGACCCGATGGTGGCCCAGGCGCACTCACCCGAGGCGGGTGGCGCGCTGGGCGGCTGA
- a CDS encoding response regulator transcription factor, with protein sequence MADSFGPMRDDDAHEGGVGMGPDAGDDGTSRKEPIRVLVVDDHALFRRGLEIVLAAEEDIQVVGEAGDGAEAVDKAADLLPDIVLMDVRMPKRGGIEACTSIKEVAPSAKIIMLTISDEEADLYEAIKAGATGYLLKEISTDEVATAIRAVADGQSQISPSMASKLLTEFKSMIQRTDERRLVPAPRLTDRELEVLKLVATGMNNRDIAKELFISENTVKNHVRNILEKLQLHSRMEAVVYAMREKILEIR encoded by the coding sequence ATGGCGGACAGCTTCGGACCGATGCGTGACGATGATGCCCACGAGGGTGGCGTCGGCATGGGCCCGGACGCGGGTGATGACGGCACTTCACGCAAGGAGCCGATCAGAGTCCTTGTCGTGGACGACCACGCCCTGTTCCGCCGCGGACTGGAGATCGTGCTCGCGGCCGAGGAGGACATCCAGGTCGTCGGTGAGGCGGGTGACGGCGCCGAGGCCGTGGACAAGGCGGCCGACCTGCTGCCCGATATCGTGCTGATGGACGTGCGGATGCCCAAGCGCGGCGGCATCGAGGCGTGCACCTCCATCAAGGAGGTCGCTCCCAGCGCGAAGATCATCATGTTGACGATCAGCGACGAGGAAGCGGACCTCTACGAGGCGATCAAGGCGGGCGCGACCGGTTATCTCCTCAAGGAGATCTCCACGGACGAGGTCGCCACCGCGATCCGTGCCGTGGCCGACGGGCAGTCGCAGATCAGTCCCTCCATGGCGTCGAAGCTGCTCACCGAGTTCAAGTCGATGATCCAGCGGACCGACGAGCGCCGCCTCGTCCCCGCGCCGCGGCTGACGGACCGGGAGCTGGAGGTGCTCAAGCTGGTCGCCACGGGGATGAACAACCGTGACATCGCCAAGGAGTTGTTCATCTCCGAGAACACGGTGAAGAACCATGTGCGCAACATCCTGGAGAAGTTGCAGCTGCACTCCAGGATGGAGGCGGTGGTGTACGCGATGCGGGAGAAGATCCTCGAGATCCGCTGA
- a CDS encoding GNAT family N-acetyltransferase, whose translation MEHPPVTLTSARLVLHPLGPEDTEAVYTAAQDPDIQRWTTIPSPYLPEHARSFVELIAPEGWATGAMFTFGVFLPGKTLTGVLSLTMRSPDAAEIGFWAVKEHRGRGYTTEAALTATRWAFTTLRVDRVEWRAEVGNTASRAVAEHAGFTPEGTLRSAIDNKGVRRDCWLASLLPSDLGLPSTAPYLPAPSDD comes from the coding sequence ATGGAGCACCCGCCCGTCACCCTCACCAGCGCCCGCCTCGTCCTGCACCCCCTCGGGCCCGAGGACACCGAAGCCGTCTACACGGCGGCCCAGGACCCCGACATCCAGCGCTGGACGACCATCCCCTCCCCCTACCTCCCCGAGCACGCGCGCAGCTTCGTCGAGCTGATCGCACCGGAGGGCTGGGCGACCGGCGCGATGTTCACCTTCGGCGTCTTCCTCCCCGGCAAAACCCTCACCGGCGTACTCAGCCTCACCATGCGCTCCCCGGACGCCGCAGAGATCGGCTTCTGGGCCGTCAAGGAACACCGCGGCCGCGGCTACACCACCGAGGCCGCCCTCACCGCCACCCGCTGGGCCTTCACCACGCTCCGCGTCGACCGCGTCGAATGGCGGGCGGAAGTCGGCAACACCGCCTCCCGCGCGGTGGCGGAACACGCCGGCTTCACCCCGGAGGGCACCCTGCGCTCGGCCATCGACAACAAGGGCGTACGACGAGACTGCTGGCTCGCCTCTCTGCTCCCCTCGGACCTCGGACTCCCGTCCACCGCACCGTACCTACCCGCCCCGTCGGACGACTGA
- a CDS encoding DUF6912 family protein, with protein MRVYVPLTLPGLAEAHKTGELGAGPLVAYAVTPALREWYRSDDTEELEYAALGRAALASLRLLDADPDAPRRRVVVAVDVPDRMAAVEPGPGPDDGPDPDGPGEVRVSGVVRLAKAAAVHVDAHEAEADVTAAVRALAAAGGGDDDAQVVVDGAEDHELLWFAPQEIASLLGSGD; from the coding sequence ATGCGCGTCTACGTCCCCCTGACCCTCCCCGGCCTCGCCGAGGCGCACAAGACGGGTGAGCTGGGAGCCGGACCGCTCGTCGCGTACGCCGTCACGCCCGCGCTGCGCGAGTGGTACCGCTCCGATGACACCGAGGAACTGGAGTACGCGGCGCTCGGCAGGGCGGCGCTCGCGTCGCTGCGGCTCCTGGACGCGGACCCGGACGCGCCGCGGCGGCGGGTCGTGGTCGCCGTCGACGTGCCGGACCGGATGGCCGCCGTCGAACCCGGCCCCGGGCCCGACGACGGGCCCGACCCGGACGGGCCGGGCGAGGTGCGGGTGAGCGGTGTCGTACGGCTGGCCAAGGCTGCCGCGGTGCACGTCGACGCCCACGAGGCGGAGGCGGACGTGACCGCCGCCGTGCGGGCGCTCGCCGCGGCGGGCGGCGGGGACGACGACGCGCAGGTCGTGGTGGACGGGGCCGAGGACCACGAGCTGCTCTGGTTCGCCCCGCAGGAGATCGCGAGCCTGCTGGGGTCCGGGGACTGA
- a CDS encoding LpqB family beta-propeller domain-containing protein, whose protein sequence is MGADQRGGETQRTPGRAMAYAVCGVVLLAGCASMPDSGDLRGVESTPGQDTQVRVFAMPPRDDAQPLEILQGFLEALTSDDPSYSTARQYLTGKAAQKWRPERSTTVLADGPATMTGPAGNREGDDRSYILSGSRVAVVDAQQAYTPASGDYGQTIHLTRDTKKEQWRIDALPDGVVMGKSDFQRNYVSVNKYYFASDTAVEGSGQPVAVADPVYVRGRVDPMTQMVRAVLSGPTSWLRPVVRSGFPSGTALAKGVTSLTPDDQNKVTVPLNDKAAHIGQAKCDEMAAQLLFSLQSLAPTVGEIALRAGGSQVCSLSEDQAKTVAARGSHSDPGYLYFIDGQHRLVRMAAGSGNAKADPVPGALGAGATALRSVAVARDERSAAGVALDGKALYVTSTLSGSTVGDPVLQSTGKTESDRLTTPSWDAEGNLWVADRNPADPRLLLLQKGGGEPLKVLTPGLDGRVDAVRVAADGVRIALVVDKGGKQSLLIGRIERTGGAEPPSLSVQELRSATPELEQVRAVSWAGDSRLVVVGREAGGVEQVQYVQSDGSIPEAGTLPGLTEVTSIAASEDSDTPLFATSKNGLLWLPGGSGWRTLKETASVTFYPG, encoded by the coding sequence GTGGGCGCTGACCAGCGCGGAGGGGAAACCCAGCGCACGCCGGGGCGCGCGATGGCGTACGCCGTCTGCGGAGTCGTCCTGCTGGCCGGGTGCGCATCGATGCCCGACAGCGGCGACCTGCGCGGGGTCGAATCCACCCCGGGACAGGACACCCAGGTCCGGGTGTTCGCCATGCCGCCCCGCGACGACGCACAGCCCCTGGAGATCCTCCAGGGCTTTCTGGAAGCGCTCACCAGCGACGACCCCAGCTACTCGACGGCACGCCAGTACCTGACCGGGAAAGCCGCCCAGAAGTGGCGACCAGAACGGTCCACGACCGTCCTCGCGGACGGTCCGGCGACCATGACCGGACCCGCCGGGAACCGGGAGGGCGACGACCGCTCGTACATCCTGTCCGGCTCCAGGGTCGCCGTCGTGGACGCCCAGCAGGCCTACACGCCCGCCTCGGGAGACTACGGACAGACCATCCACCTCACCCGCGACACCAAGAAAGAGCAGTGGCGCATCGACGCGCTCCCCGACGGCGTCGTCATGGGTAAATCGGACTTCCAGCGCAACTACGTGTCCGTCAACAAGTACTACTTCGCCTCCGACACCGCCGTCGAGGGATCCGGGCAGCCCGTGGCCGTCGCCGACCCCGTCTACGTCCGCGGCCGGGTCGACCCCATGACGCAGATGGTGCGCGCTGTTCTCAGCGGCCCCACCAGCTGGCTCCGCCCCGTCGTCAGATCGGGATTCCCCAGCGGGACCGCACTCGCCAAGGGCGTCACCTCGCTGACCCCCGACGACCAGAACAAGGTCACCGTCCCGCTGAACGACAAGGCCGCCCACATCGGCCAGGCCAAATGCGACGAGATGGCGGCCCAGCTGCTGTTCTCCCTCCAGAGCCTGGCCCCCACCGTCGGCGAGATCGCGCTGCGCGCGGGCGGCAGCCAGGTGTGCTCCCTGTCCGAGGACCAGGCCAAGACCGTCGCCGCGCGCGGCTCCCACAGCGACCCCGGCTACCTGTACTTCATCGACGGCCAGCACCGCCTCGTCCGGATGGCCGCCGGCAGCGGCAACGCCAAAGCCGACCCCGTCCCCGGAGCCCTCGGAGCCGGCGCCACGGCCCTGCGCTCCGTGGCGGTCGCCCGAGACGAACGCAGCGCCGCCGGAGTGGCCCTGGACGGCAAGGCGCTCTACGTCACCTCCACCCTCTCCGGCAGCACCGTCGGCGACCCCGTCCTGCAGAGCACCGGCAAAACGGAGTCCGACCGGCTCACCACCCCCAGCTGGGATGCCGAGGGCAACCTCTGGGTGGCCGACCGCAACCCCGCCGACCCGCGGCTGCTCCTGCTGCAGAAGGGCGGCGGAGAGCCACTGAAGGTGCTCACCCCGGGGCTCGACGGCCGTGTCGACGCCGTGCGCGTGGCCGCCGACGGCGTACGGATCGCCCTCGTCGTGGACAAGGGAGGCAAGCAGTCCCTGCTCATCGGGCGCATCGAACGCACCGGCGGCGCCGAACCGCCGTCCCTGTCGGTCCAGGAACTGCGTTCCGCGACACCCGAGTTGGAACAGGTCCGAGCGGTGTCCTGGGCCGGTGACAGCCGGCTCGTGGTGGTCGGACGGGAAGCCGGCGGCGTCGAACAGGTGCAGTACGTACAGAGCGACGGCTCGATCCCCGAGGCGGGCACACTGCCCGGACTCACCGAGGTCACCAGCATCGCCGCCTCCGAGGACAGCGACACCCCGCTCTTCGCGACCTCCAAGAACGGTCTGCTGTGGCTGCCCGGCGGAAGCGGGTGGCGGACACTGAAGGAGACCGCTTCAGTGACGTTCTACCCGGGATAG
- a CDS encoding HAD family hydrolase, translating into MGKQQAAHIVWDWNGTLFHDNDAIIGATNAAFVELGLEPITLEQYRALYCVPVPRFYERLMGRLPTDAEWELMDGVFHRYYAEHRVRCRLTEGAAELLAGWRSAGHSQSLLSMYVHDELVPLVRGFGIEPHFVRVDGRIGPSGGSKAEHMVRHLAALAGVEPSRTVVIGDAADDAVAALHAGAKAVLYTGGSHSRASLEGVGAPVVDSLGEAVEMAGRIAA; encoded by the coding sequence ATGGGGAAGCAGCAAGCGGCGCACATCGTCTGGGACTGGAACGGGACGTTGTTCCACGACAACGACGCGATCATCGGGGCGACGAACGCGGCGTTCGTCGAGTTGGGGCTGGAGCCGATAACACTGGAGCAGTACCGGGCGCTGTACTGCGTGCCGGTGCCGAGGTTCTACGAGCGGCTGATGGGCAGGCTGCCCACCGACGCCGAGTGGGAGCTGATGGACGGAGTCTTCCACCGGTACTACGCCGAGCACCGGGTGCGGTGCCGGCTCACCGAGGGTGCGGCGGAGCTGCTCGCCGGATGGCGGTCGGCGGGGCACAGCCAGTCGCTGCTGAGCATGTACGTGCACGATGAACTCGTACCGCTGGTCCGGGGGTTCGGGATCGAGCCGCACTTCGTCCGGGTCGACGGGCGGATCGGGCCCTCCGGGGGCAGTAAGGCCGAGCACATGGTGCGTCACCTGGCGGCGCTGGCCGGGGTGGAGCCGTCGCGCACGGTGGTGATCGGGGACGCGGCGGACGACGCGGTGGCCGCGCTGCACGCCGGGGCGAAGGCCGTGCTGTACACCGGCGGGTCGCACAGTCGGGCCAGCCTGGAGGGGGTCGGGGCGCCGGTGGTGGACTCGTTGGGGGAGGCGGTGGAGATGGCGGGGCGTATCGCGGCGTAG
- a CDS encoding winged helix-turn-helix domain-containing protein: MTTPRPAAELSADEARRIALRAQGFLGTPDRKAGVRGVLRHLGAVQLDTISVLARSHELIPYARLGAVGRKAVEHAYWHNAHAFEYWSHAACILPIEEWPHFAFRRRAYRNRPHWNHALPEGTYDQVLKQLRAEGPLTATDLGGAKKTSEWWDWSGTKVAVERALMYGEVVCVERRGWKRVYDLAERAVPTTLLHDELDDAECLRRLVLLAGRSLGVGTRADIADYHRLKGEQVDAVIADSGLVPVTIEGWGKPAWADPAAIQATPRGRHRTTLLSPFDSLIWERARTERIFGFTHRLEAYVPKPKRVHGYFAMPVLAGGRLVGRVDPAREGRTLVAKQVTLDGAKAVPAVAQALLEAATWVDCTDVRVERVDAPELREPLARELTRALS; encoded by the coding sequence ATGACGACCCCGCGCCCCGCAGCCGAGCTCTCCGCAGACGAAGCCCGCCGCATCGCCCTGCGCGCACAGGGCTTCCTCGGCACGCCCGACCGCAAGGCCGGCGTCCGTGGCGTGCTCCGCCACCTCGGCGCGGTCCAGCTCGACACCATTTCGGTCCTGGCCCGCTCCCACGAACTGATCCCCTACGCCCGCCTGGGCGCCGTGGGCCGCAAGGCGGTCGAGCACGCCTACTGGCACAACGCCCACGCCTTCGAGTACTGGTCCCACGCCGCCTGCATCCTTCCCATAGAGGAATGGCCGCACTTCGCCTTCCGCCGCCGCGCCTACCGCAACCGGCCGCACTGGAACCACGCCCTCCCCGAGGGCACGTACGACCAGGTACTCAAGCAACTCCGCGCCGAAGGCCCCCTCACCGCGACGGACCTGGGCGGAGCAAAGAAGACCAGCGAGTGGTGGGACTGGTCGGGCACCAAGGTCGCCGTGGAACGCGCGCTGATGTACGGCGAGGTGGTCTGCGTGGAGCGCCGCGGCTGGAAGCGCGTGTACGACCTGGCCGAACGCGCCGTACCCACCACCCTGCTGCACGACGAACTCGACGACGCCGAATGCCTGCGCCGCCTCGTCCTCCTGGCCGGCCGGTCCCTCGGTGTGGGCACGCGCGCGGACATCGCCGACTACCACCGTCTCAAGGGCGAACAGGTCGACGCGGTGATCGCCGACTCCGGCCTGGTCCCGGTCACGATCGAAGGCTGGGGGAAGCCCGCATGGGCCGATCCGGCGGCGATCCAGGCGACTCCGCGCGGCCGCCACCGCACCACGCTCCTGTCCCCCTTCGACTCGCTGATCTGGGAACGGGCGCGCACCGAGCGCATCTTCGGCTTCACCCACCGCCTGGAGGCCTACGTCCCGAAGCCGAAACGGGTCCACGGCTACTTCGCGATGCCGGTCCTGGCCGGCGGCCGGCTCGTCGGCCGTGTGGACCCCGCCCGCGAGGGCCGCACCCTGGTCGCCAAGCAGGTCACCCTTGACGGCGCGAAGGCGGTCCCGGCGGTCGCCCAGGCCCTGCTCGAAGCCGCGACCTGGGTGGACTGCACGGACGTGCGCGTGGAGCGGGTGGACGCCCCGGAGCTGCGCGAACCTCTCGCCAGGGAACTCACCCGCGCACTCAGCTGA